ttacaaatgACCTTGTAATGAGGTGGCCAGTAAACAAAATCGATCAACTTCGATTGTTGCATTATGTCGAACGATTGTATAATCGACAATCGACTTCCAATACAATTACGTATGCATGCAtcagtgtgcgtgtgtatttaCATAGGTACAGTGGAACCACGCTTACAATGACGCACACgtattctttaatttattcttcAAGTTGTATACTTGAGATAACAggaaccaaaataaaatagagtACTGATAATAATATGTGACTTGCATTAAGCACGCGTTGTTTCCGATTTAAAAGATAAGAAAAGTGTTTAAATATTAGACAATCTTATCTAGGGGCTTTCTAAATATGCTTACTTCATGAAAGTGTCCAAATCTTTTTCTTTCAGTCTagacaattattttatattgaatgaaaattataaagctAAATATAGATtactaataaatattctaatattCTAAGTCTGTAATTTATAAGCTTAGCTTCGAAAatcctttatttatttggtaaagttaataaactttttatttaatattattttaataatattctttatataacaaaaaatgatttaCTTCAACGCGCTTCACTTAATTTTTAGCTGATCTCATTTCATGAGGTTCCACTGTACCTCTATATAAATACATGTTTCTGTGGCACTTTACTATTGATTTATTCATGtctgttttttattgtgtttataGAATAAATGCATGCTCAGCTGTTTTAAATGCTGATAGATGCACGCGACTACcgtataaataattttcatttgttgctgcaatCAATAAAACAACTGCAATTTTCCATACACATGTTATTACATATTACATTGTTCtattctgtttttgtttggtttttttttatatcattgcGCGATCGGAACGttaaaagcaatatttgattttctaaAATGATTATAATGGAATTATAAATGTTACTACACATTGGAAATACACTAGCAAAAAGTGGGCAACGACAACTTGTCACGATACGTTAACTGACCTATGCAATTTATgcacatactatatagtatgaaAATATAGGGGTAAATGTATTATTCATCTGGGTTTAATAGTTGTAGATAGATTCCATTGGTTGCTAGCATTTGTAGCTGAAAGTTCTAGTTTTTACTTTGACAAAGATTCTTCTGTATATTGAATAACTGCATATGTTAAAATTGGAAGAAAGTTTCatccataaaaaaaagaaatggatACATACTTTTTGTTGATCCATTCTTAGATATCTCAAAGAGTAGCATATGCTGAAAATGGGAGAAAGAACTatacaataaatgaaataaaattgactttgaaatgtaaaatcacaatgtatattataaatagttatcttttgtttttgatttctgATCTATACCtaagtatattaaagttgaagtAGACTTTACAATAAATGTAAGCTTCACTcaatcacaaaaataaatggaatttgaaatatgtaatACTTTTTTAGTGATTGAAAATTcagttcaataaaaagaaaaatagaattGGGATTATTATACTTGATTTTGTTACTGATCTATTTTTTTGAATCCCAATGAATTGCGTATATTAAAAAAGGAAGTACAATTAAAATGGAATGTGTAATATCAATGTTCtacaatgaatgaattttaaaaaggTTTGAAGGTGTGACTAACTACTTCTACACTCATCTATTATGTATTACACATTGAATGAAATTCTTTGAATAGTAAAGTTTTAATATGCGTAAAACAAAGTTCTAATTTGTCATACTAATAAAATTACGTATTACACTTGATTGTTTCTCCTTCAAAGAGCCAGACCTTGTTTGGCCGAAAATAAACAAGCGTCAGCAATCTGCACAGctgttttctatatatttttttggtgaCTGACGGGagataatacaaatatttatagtataaatacgcaaatgagtgtgtgtggcataatCAAGAGTACACTGCAGCTATTACTCAGTCTCAGTCCAAGTTTCAATCCGACAAACAATCAACGTTTGCGGTTAAGCACGTGACCAGCTCTCAGTTGGAATCACATGCAAAGAGTCTGTTGACCATATAGCGCATTATTCtggaaaacaaattgaaaaagacaacaacaacaagccatGTGACACAATCTTAATAAGTAAATTCCATTAAGCAaaacctttttcttttttgcttattGGGAATGCGACTGTCAAGTATGcatattgttgttgaaatTACGTGGGAATTAGAATCTAGAATAATATGTAGATCGAAGAGCTGAGCTTAAATTTTCCACAATTAAAGAGCATTTTAGAGTCGGTGTCAAGCTTCACGCTTGTTGGTTTTAATATAGATGGAAAGTTTTCTTATCAACACTTATTATTATGATGTGGCAAACTGACAACACTCTAACAATAACTAAATACAATCGTGTGGCAGCTAGATAATGATGATCCAATTAGAGCAGAAGTCCCCTTAATTTGATACagaacaaaaaacgaaaagttaTTTAATGATTTGATGAGTCTGATTTTGTTGAACGTGGTTTGTCATTAAGTAAAGTAGATTTATCTCTGTATTCAACAAGAAGCTAACGACTTAAAAGTGCGATAAatctcaaaaaaaataagcagcgtaaataaaataatatcgtCATCAggttgttgtcttttttttttagtttttttgggATGGGGAAGTACTCCAGTTTCTCATGAGCTGGAGCAACCAGCTCGAGACTGACAagttgcatatttatttatatttttttgggcgGAACCAACACAAAAGCGgcattaacaaatttttattggcCAATATTTAGCTGAATGCAATGCAAAACTGGTTTCATCTTATTTATTGCATTCGTCACTCACgtgacattgttgttgttgctgttgcatgttgGCGTTGCGTGTCTCACATGTTTTCTCCCAGACAGTTCCGCAGTATTTGCATTAAGAACgaacaacattttttgtattgttaaaAGGGGGTGTGACTTGCCTGAGCAATTAGTACAGTGAATGCTCGAAAAGCTAAACAAACGATTAACGATCAACTCTCTCTTAAGTTTgacaactttatttatttttaattaggGAGCAGATAAGAAAATGTGTCAAATGACTTAACACTTTTAAAATGacagtttaattttaaattgtctaGATTGTTGCTTGCAATAATAATGTTAAGTATAGCCTATAGTGTTAACAATTTGATTGATCTTTTGAAAGTTGTtgagaataaattaaattctacaaATTCCATCGATGACAAAGTCAAATTCAAGATTAAACTGGTTAACTTTAAAGAGTCGAAGAAAGTATTGATAACTAAAATAGCCTGAATTCCTTAGTCGCTTTTTCTTTATCATTGCAATAAGGAATTGTATTCGTtagtacaataaaaatattaataattgagaactaaacataaatataacgCGCGTGTTAAATGTTAAGTTTACGGGAGAgtgctttttcatttttcacgATAAGAGCACTCATATGTTAAGTTATTTTTGTCGATGTTAATTACTTTGTCGATTAtacttacatttattatttagttgaaCAAAACAATGTGGGCagataaacttttttttatatttttctaacaTCAAAATGTTTCTATTGCTTTTAATGACGgatatttttaaactattttgtaATATAGTTCAGAAAGAAATTATTCTTTTAAGGGTTTTTAACAATTGTAATCatactttaataaattctttcCACATTTCTAATGGAAGGCAAACAGGTGGGCTTAACAGATGTCTTTTAAAGTGGGTTTACTCATGCCTTAAAAACTTCTTTCATACAGCAATTTATATAGTTCTGTTATGggataaaatttgttttttttttacatttcccTAATATTAATAAGGAATTTTTTGCGTTTAAagacatatattttaatattttgtaatacagtttaaaaataaatattttagtctatattattttagaaGGCAGTGTATTTGGCTTGAAATACGTAGTTATAAAGCATTCATAATTTCATTCATAGATTTTTATAGTCTTCATACATTTGCAGAACTTGTTAccacttaacttaacttaacttccTAAATCTTACTTCTCAGGAtcaatattgtatattgatgAATTcacttttgcttatttattcattaatactttttaaaataataaatataaaatacaaaagccGAAGACCTCTGCAGCCAGTGCTTTAGAAATAAGTTGGggtcaattttatttacactcaacttttgaaaataaataaataataatattattaaatataaaatacaatattcttTTCATCAACAGCTATATTGCCGGCCGCTTCAAGATCATCAGCAATGCGGAAACCAAAGGCTTGGCCACTTTCGTTGGCACTTTTGCGCTGCCTTCGCTGATCTTTCTCTCGCTGGTGGAGCTTAACTGGAGCGCTGTCAACTGGACCTTTTTGCTGGCCATGATGATCTCTAAGGCATTCGTGTTCTTTGCTGTGCTCGTCATTTGTCTGCTGGTGGCACGACCTTTGAACTATGGACGAGCTGGCTTGATGGCTATCTTTTGTACACAGAGTAACGACTTTGCCATAGGTTATCCCATAGGTAACCGTTAAAACTATTTCTTATGAATTTACAACTAAAAACAGTCTCGTCTTGCTTTAGTTATGGCTTTATATAAGGATGTGCATCCGGAGTATGCCTCGTATTTGTATCTCATGGCGCCTATTTCATTGGCTATACTGAATCCCATTGGTTTGGTGCTTTTGGAGATTAGCaagataattaaaaacaaagagGAAGTCACGCGTAATCCGCCATTGTGTCCTGAAACCTGTCCCGCTGAGCAGTTGACCAAACAGCGTCGTTGCCTAGGCGAACGCACGATTCTCGTGTTGAACACCATCAAGTCGCTGTTCTTCAATCCCCTGTTGTTGATGACGCTGCTTGGTGTTGCCGGTGGTTTCCTGTTTCCCAAGGGGCTGCCTGAGATGGTGGCCAGCGTGTTGCGCGTCTTTGGACAGAGTTTCTCAGCCACTGCGCTGTTTCTGCTGGGTCTGAAGATTGTGGGAGGCGGCTCGGGCGCTCAACGCAAAAGCATGGGCACGGGTTTGCTGTTGCCCATGGTGCTTATCTTGGTCAAGATGTGAGTGACGTCTAGCAAAAGTTGAAAGCTCTTAAACATTGCCTTCTCTCTTTGTAGTTTGGTGCTGCCTTTGGTCTGTCGTCAGACTGTCAACATTATACAAGCTGGCGCCGACTTCAATGACACCACTGAGCTGAGCACCTACGCCTTTCTCTATGGTACTTTTCCGGCTGCTCCAGGCGCCTTTGTCATTGCCACACAATACAACATTGAGGTGGAGCTGGTGAGTGGCATTTAAATCTCAAGAATTGTAACAACAAACTGAATGGAAATTTCTTTGTGACTTTTGTAGATTGCTCGCAGCATGGTTTTGTGCACTTTTATCTCGGCGCCTCTGATGTTTATCTCGGCCAAGATGATATCGTTGACAAATCTAAAGCCCTTGGACTATTTGCATGAGCTGGACGCCTTCTCCTTTGACATAAGCGTAGCAGGCGCCGCTGCCTGTGTCTGGATGCTGACGTTGTTGATTGCTACCAAACGCTTTAAGCGCATGCCACAACGCGTTACAGCTTGCTTGGTGCTGTCGCAGGTAGAAATGTTTTAATCCTCactttaaatatgttattaattgtttgtttgttcttttGCAGTTAATGTGCTGCATTGGCGTCATACTCTGGTCGAAGCTGGATCATGTGGCTCGTTGGCCTTTGTATCTGCAATTCTTCCTGTTCAACATTGGCACTTATAGCTCACGCTTGTGGACTGCTTTGTTGGCCATAACGCTGCTCTTTTTGCAATGTCGCAgcttgtgttttgtgcttaaACTCTGGCCTTACATGGTAGTGTTTATTTACAGTTCAAATGTATTCATTTACTAATTAACTCTTTTAACTTTTAGCTTGTTTTCGCTTGGGGAGTTCCTGCTGTTATTTCCGGTCTGCTGATTGCTTTCGACGCCAAATCAATGCCCAGCGAGAAGCAAAATCCCAGCTTTCAATACGGAAATGCTCAGGCTGCGATTGCTGTCTTTATGCTTGTGATGTGCTTCATAGGTATGTGTATTAGCTTGTTAGTTATTATGAACGATGTTGCATGATGACACATAGCAACCAATTGACGCGTTATGACAGTTTGTTATGCAAACTTACAATGATGCACATAAAAGTTTTCAATCTGACCACATTGACGTCAAGCTACAAAGAGTGTTTGGTGTTGCATCGAATCtaatcagtttttttttatatgcttaCAGTCACCGTGGGCTGCCTCGTGTTGCATCAGCGCTACAAGAAACGCTATGAGAAGTATCTGACATTTACGCGAGACTTATCCAATCCGGATGCGGGTATGCAGCCTCAATCTTAAGTCTTGTTAATTGCCACTCAAACTGGGTTTTTTTTCAGCAGCATCCGATTTGCATTCAACTGTCTCCACAGCCAATTTGTTGGCCAATGCAGATCGTTCCTCGATACGTCAAAGCGTGCGCACCACATCCTATTCATCGTCCTCAGATGACGATGAAATGATACCCACTGCAAGCACTGTGACGGTGAATCGATCCAGCGGTTCAGGAGGCTGTGGATCAGGCGGCGGCAATTGTTGCTCGGGCTCAACGGTCACCACACCCACCACAGCTTCCACTGTGGTTATGGATATTGAGGATCTGCTGAATCGCAGTCGACAGCGTAACTCAGTTAACCCCAAGGATCTGGACAAAATCGATGTGGCGCCCACAACTGAAGCGTATGTTTAGCattgaattttgtaatattttaatgttgttaatttggtttttcttACTTTTCAGTCACATGTGCAGCAGCTCGTACAACTGCGGTCCGAGCACGTCGCGTCAGAGCTGCCAGAATATCATAGAACGCTATGAGGAGCAGACGCGCAGCGGGCTCGAGCCGCTGGAGCATACGAGCGACTGCGATGAGCATCAAACATTGAAGCACACCATCCTATTGATCATATTGCTGTGCTCCATGTTTGTCGGCTTGGCCGTCTCCATTTGGACGCTGGTCATGGAGGGCATGTCGGGCATCTATCTCGAATTGAGTTTCCTCGATGCTTTCCTTAATTTTGGTCAAGGTTTGATTGTGTTGGCGGTGTTTATCAGCGACACAGGCGAGCTGTTGATGCCACTCATCAAATTCTGGCGGAAAATATGGTAAGTATTGGTACTAAACTCTATGTAGATGATGATATTAATCAACTTTTCATTATAGGTATGGAGCTAATGTGGTTAGTCTGCCGCATTGGTCGAATTTGCGTCCCGAGACCAAACAAATTTGCGAACAATTTCGCAATCATCACTTGGAGAACTGCAAAAAGGACATTGCCAAAGACAGAAGGCGAGTATTATGTCAGCTTGAGGACTGACAtcacatatttttatgattgctTGCAATCATTATTAATTGACATTCCATTAACCAATTTTGTATTGCAATTGCTTTCACGCAGATGGCGCATACGAGTGTATCGCAAGGTCTTCTATGGCAGCGAGTTTGTCAGCTGGCTTATTGAGGTCGGCCTGTCCAAGGATCGCATGGAGGCTGTGCACTATGCACGTCATCTGGTCGATGGTCGCGTCCTGCGGCACATAAATAATGTCTATCATTTCGAAGATAAGCAATTGCTTTACAACTTCTGCAGTCGCATCTAAGCGGCGACGACACTTGAGTGATGGGAAGGAGAATGATGCAACTACgccaaaatataattatttttatttgaattaagaGGAAATCATGTAATTTGTGTGCTGTGATTGTACGCTAggaatgcacacacacacacactcacacttgtACAGACAGCCATGCGTTatgagtgtctgtgtgtgtgtgtgggcactAGAAAGGTCGTGTTTATCGTAAACGTGAAATTGTTTATTGcctatttatatacaaaaggAATACGAAGAAGAACTAGCTTTTCGCAAATGTTTATAAACTAAGtagttaaagaatttaaagaaGCATACACTTTCGAGCTATAGTGCAATAATCTAGACTAGTCTAAAATATAACGAATTATAATTATACGCAAAAATACTGTGCATAAAACATGTGAATGCATAGCAAAACTATATTCtatacagaaaacaaaaacaatgatgatgacaaaaacgaaaaaccacAAAAGCATGCTTACAATATGTATTGTACacagataaaataaataactagatatatacatatacaaacataaatatatacctCAGTGCGCCGTGAGGCGtttacacaaacaaatttgagaTGCATTTGTGTCgcacatatttcaatttctttgatTTCAATTCAGTTTCAGAGGCTCagctattttgcattttacactttaattttttcgctcacacacacacacacgcagtgAGACAATTTGTAGCGCgattatatagtatgtatatattggcGTTTCGTTGTCTTTCTGTTTTGGTGTGCACGCGTTAAACAATTTGCGGCTGCGTGTTTGTAATTCCAATGGGTTTTAATTCCGGCCCGTTTTAATAGCTTCGCTGTTCTCATCGTTCTCTAttgataaatgaaatgtttattgtaaAGCGCGACTGTCAATCGTTTGTGCGCTTATCGTGCCATTAAAATGCCGCGGATGATGTCCAAtgttttgatatttaaaataaacttggtgcttattatattattattttggttgCGCGCGCCTTCTTTAGCAGACAAGAAGACAAACTCTGAAGTACAATAAAAATTCTTGTCTGTTTGTTATGCAAAATAGTCGAAAGACGCAAAGGCGTCGCGGCATGCGTTctgtaaaatgcatttcatgcGTAAATGCCGCAGCTTCCTTTTGCAATTTCGCATgcacttcacacacacacactcagcacATTGCAGCAGTGACGTGTGGAATAagcaataattttgaaaaactgGATGACAGGCGATTCATCATCGACTACTGCGTAATTCTTGGAATTCAAAAACGAGAACTGTATCGAGCAAGAGCACGAGACTGGCGAGTGCCatcataatttttatagtGTCATAGCTCTTATCCATCGGATGTTGACAGTCTGCTCAATGGGGACTACCTCAAACACAACTTGAGTCTCGAGGTGCTATCAGCAGATAGATTTGTTTGACCATAAAACCATTACTATAAGCACTTGACATTCTTCAGCAAGTTGAGAAGGCTTGTTCTATTCCAGTGAATGCAGTCATCGATTGCAgcaattgaatgcaatttgtATTGCACTTTTGTTTGATCAAGTGTTTGGAATTTTAAATGCCAAACTCAAATTAGAAAATGgcttattaatttcaaaattgcttTACATTAGAAATagttaaaaatgcatttaatttccatttagtttaatgcatatactatatgtatatatacatacatattcatttattcTTATGCAGCTTAATATGCAGTAGAAATTGgcttattaatttcaaaaattgtttactatagaaaaagttaaaaatgcattcaattcccatttaatttaatgctcttacacatacataaattctTATTCCTCAGAAATTCTTAGCATATAGAAACTgtcttattaatttcaaaattgcttTACATTAGAAATagttaaaaatgcatttaattccCATTTAATGTAATGCtcttacacatacataaattctTATTCCTCAGAAATTCTTAGCATATAGAAATTgtcttattaatttcaaaattgctttacattttccaatgcaaaaaatgcatttaattccCATTTAGTTTAATgcacttacacatacatatattctcaTGCCGCACCCtctatttgatttgctttcaaATGCTTCCCTATAGTTGAGGTAGTTGAGAACGGATATTTACTTGACTTTCGCTTGACATTGCTGCTCTTCCCTGCTTGATGAGATTTCGATGGTAAATATTTGTCAGTCTGGCACTAGCGAGTGACTAATAAAATCCTATGATACTCTTATTTAAAGTACTTCAATATAGTTTGATTGAATGACATTATTTTGAGGGCTGTCGTTAAAAATTAACttgttgaaattttgtaagtattttattaacaatttccAAGTTCGTCTATACAAAGGATTGAAGCCACTTAAATATAATAGCTGGGTTATTGGCCTAACAAAAGTGGCAATTACACAAATCTATATAGTAAAAAAGAACGTATGTAATACAGGAAATCCCACTCGATTCGCTTGTAAGTATTTCGTTTCAAGATCTTAAAGATCGCTTCTTCCGTAAATGATTCACATACGTTACTactatattcaataaattgcaatgaaaTCACAATTTTGTACTATCTGCAATAAAATCTGTTCaattttttatactcgctacccaaagggtagaagggtattataactttgtgccggcaggaaatgtatgtgacAGACATAAGAAGGTacctccgaccctataaagtatatatattcttgatcagcgtccatagccgagacgatataaccatgtctgtctgttcgGCTGTTcgtataaacacctagatcacatagactataagagataaataTCAAAAGTACTTGTTATGTTTACAAGCAGATCATGTTTACTTCACATTTTCACCACGCCCATTTCGGCCGTAGCAAATCGGTATGAAACGAAtaataagcgtaattttaaaactaactATAGTCTTCATGagtcctgaaaatttgtttgcaatcaGAAATAAAATGGAACAAGTTAcgaaagaaatacttttgtttggggaaaaacgcctacttattaCGGGTCTAAGAAGCtctggctgacaatctggtatattttgcattctatggtatattttgaatgcagtactgtatcaatatgTATATGAGACTTTTCATTCAAAAGTGGTTACGGGTAtcacacagtcgagcacactcgactgtagatttcttacatgtttgtagttcaatttatttagCTATTCAttaattgtgtattttttatatggaaGAATGATTAACTATTCTAATacaagtaatttaatttatgattcataaaaaaaagtccaataaatattgtatatatacatatatgtacatatatacatattcttaCGCTCTAATttaattctataaaataaattcacttGCACTCTGTCCTAATTTTAAAACTGTGACCTTTATCGACTCATTGTGATTTGTAATTTcagaaatttgttatttttatcgGGTCACCACAATTAACAGCACTTTCTCATTATTGATATAACTTACTGAATTGTCGagttatatatacatagatgtaTCGTGTTTGCCCACAAAATAGTTGAGTAAATCACAAGCGTAGGTCATGGAGTGATTCACATCAGTCAACAAATCGCTTAATCTACGTTATCAGCGATTTCGATTGTCAAcaaacatactatatatagatatatgtattaaaaatagtgTAGACAAGCCAGACAGTGGATGTACTTAAAGGTAATTGCCAACTTCATTATCTTATTGACTTATCTAAAGTAGAGAACGTGAGAGAAGAGTTGGCGTTGCAATCATTAATCAGGCACTTTAGGGGAGCAACccaaataaatgaatagaaGAACTTGGCAAATAATAcgttattatttatgtatttcattttgcaaactGAAGTTGTGCCCCAAAAGTGCGGGGGTCAGAGGTCAGTCAACCGCTGCCGGAGCCACGCAAGCTGCCAAAAAGTCATTTTTATGTGCcccacaaaaagaaaaggaaaaacaaaacaaactcaacTCGGCTCGGCTCGTCTGACGCATAAAGCTGCCAATTTGGGTCTTCACAATTAGCTTTGGCGTGGGTGTGTGTGGCGGCATCAGGATATCAAGGGATATACTCGTAAATTCCAAAGGAATCTATGGGGCCAAGGCAACAGCCGCATTCATGTTTGCCTTTTGTATTGTGCTAtatttctgttctgttctcgccaaattagctaaaaataGCCGCCTGCGGTTCGCTGCGACGACGACACGAGGACACGCTGCAGGACATCGACGTCAGCATCCGCCAGGCTCATGAATTTGTTAGTCAAGCACTCCACTCAAGTGTCGCTGTAGgcctccgtctccatctccatctccgcCTTCGTCTTCGCCTCCACTCCTACTCTCAGCGGCGGCTTTAACAATTACACacgcattgcgcatacgccgtgtATGCCGGCCATAAACGGGCCGCACActtcgctgtcgcagtcgctgctgcagtcagcgtcgccgtcgctgtcgaCTGCGGCGTCTGGGTGCTCACTTCCGTTTCGCTTTACGGATAATATCGCATTTAGAATGCATTTCGTATGCGCCTCTTTGATCTGAACTCAAGCATTTGCGCCCATTGTAATTATTCTTTCCACAGCATTTGCGGATTGTTTTGCGATTATTGCGCTTATAAATTGTTCCAAAAGTTTTAcccaccaacaaaaaaaaactattattgtacatacttacatacgCGCGCATTTTATTTTGCCGAGCGACGCGGCACGAACAGTTCcatcgaaaacaaaacattttaattgttaatttcgGTGATCGCCCGCGaaccaaatgcaaaacagtttATAAAAGGCAATCGAAGCACATGAAATAATGAAAGCACAAAGACGACTAGTGAATACGCTTCTTAAAGTGTGActgcactgagagaaaaatTGTTAACTAAAATAGGAATTTTTGTTCAAGCTAAAAATGTAGACTTGATTTATCAAGTACAAAGGaagtttttacaattttcgtTGTCTTAATAACTTATATTCATATCAACTATACGTAACTCTTTAAGCTTTACATTAAATGTTGGCATACAAggaattaataacaatttgaatttaacataatttgttttgtgtctaaatt
This is a stretch of genomic DNA from Drosophila albomicans strain 15112-1751.03 chromosome 3, ASM965048v2, whole genome shotgun sequence. It encodes these proteins:
- the LOC117568565 gene encoding integral membrane protein GPR155 isoform X2 → MDSSMYYKALGDRAADSNAIATTTTEAALVSNTATPRAEDGVSMDNFYPALVQCFGIIICGYIAGRFKIISNAETKGLATFVGTFALPSLIFLSLVELNWSAVNWTFLLAMMISKAFVFFAVLVICLLVARPLNYGRAGLMAIFCTQSNDFAIGYPIVMALYKDVHPEYASYLYLMAPISLAILNPIGLVLLEISKIIKNKEEVTRNPPLCPETCPAEQLTKQRRCLGERTILVLNTIKSLFFNPLLLMTLLGVAGGFLFPKGLPEMVASVLRVFGQSFSATALFLLGLKIVGGGSGAQRKSMGTGLLLPMVLILVKILVLPLVCRQTVNIIQAGADFNDTTELSTYAFLYGTFPAAPGAFVIATQYNIEVELIARSMVLCTFISAPLMFISAKMISLTNLKPLDYLHELDAFSFDISVAGAAACVWMLTLLIATKRFKRMPQRVTACLVLSQLMCCIGVILWSKLDHVARWPLYLQFFLFNIGTYSSRLWTALLAITLLFLQCRSLCFVLKLWPYMLVFAWGVPAVISGLLIAFDAKSMPSEKQNPSFQYGNAQAAIAVFMLVMCFIVTVGCLVLHQRYKKRYEKYLTFTRDLSNPDAASDLHSTVSTANLLANADRSSIRQSVRTTSYSSSSDDDEMIPTASTVTVNRSSGSGGCGSGGGNCCSGSTVTTPTTASTVVMDIEDLLNRSRQRNSVNPKDLDKIDVAPTTEAHMCSSSYNCGPSTSRQSCQNIIERYEEQTRSGLEPLEHTSDCDEHQTLKHTILLIILLCSMFVGLAVSIWTLVMEGMSGIYLELSFLDAFLNFGQGLIVLAVFISDTGELLMPLIKFWRKIWYGANVVSLPHWSNLRPETKQICEQFRNHHLENCKKDIAKDRRWRIRVYRKVFYGSEFVSWLIEVGLSKDRMEAVHYARHLVDGRVLRHINNVYHFEDKQLLYNFCSRI
- the LOC117568565 gene encoding integral membrane protein GPR155 isoform X1 yields the protein MDSSMYYKALGDRAADSNAIATTTTEAALVSNTATPRAEDGVSMDNFYPALVQCFGIIICGYIAGRFKIISNAETKGLATFVGTFALPSLIFLSLVELNWSAVNWTFLLAMMISKAFVFFAVLVICLLVARPLNYGRAGLMAIFCTQSNDFAIGYPIVMALYKDVHPEYASYLYLMAPISLAILNPIGLVLLEISKIIKNKEEVTRNPPLCPETCPAEQLTKQRRCLGERTILVLNTIKSLFFNPLLLMTLLGVAGGFLFPKGLPEMVASVLRVFGQSFSATALFLLGLKIVGGGSGAQRKSMGTGLLLPMVLILVKILVLPLVCRQTVNIIQAGADFNDTTELSTYAFLYGTFPAAPGAFVIATQYNIEVELIARSMVLCTFISAPLMFISAKMISLTNLKPLDYLHELDAFSFDISVAGAAACVWMLTLLIATKRFKRMPQRVTACLVLSQLMCCIGVILWSKLDHVARWPLYLQFFLFNIGTYSSRLWTALLAITLLFLQCRSLCFVLKLWPYMLVFAWGVPAVISGLLIAFDAKSMPSEKQNPSFQYGNAQAAIAVFMLVMCFIVTVGCLVLHQRYKKRYEKYLTFTRDLSNPDAAASDLHSTVSTANLLANADRSSIRQSVRTTSYSSSSDDDEMIPTASTVTVNRSSGSGGCGSGGGNCCSGSTVTTPTTASTVVMDIEDLLNRSRQRNSVNPKDLDKIDVAPTTEAHMCSSSYNCGPSTSRQSCQNIIERYEEQTRSGLEPLEHTSDCDEHQTLKHTILLIILLCSMFVGLAVSIWTLVMEGMSGIYLELSFLDAFLNFGQGLIVLAVFISDTGELLMPLIKFWRKIWYGANVVSLPHWSNLRPETKQICEQFRNHHLENCKKDIAKDRRWRIRVYRKVFYGSEFVSWLIEVGLSKDRMEAVHYARHLVDGRVLRHINNVYHFEDKQLLYNFCSRI